Proteins from a single region of Primulina tabacum isolate GXHZ01 chromosome 5, ASM2559414v2, whole genome shotgun sequence:
- the LOC142547687 gene encoding uncharacterized protein LOC142547687 isoform X3: MCWKFVWPSKHPPIAWTQLCRPIEDGGLGLKNLKSWNEALICKTLWKIHMKKDSMWIRWVNHMYISFGNVWQWTWRGEDSPLVKQILCTRNKLVRALWSVHAAATCLDGWFNGRTGLRHAYQFFANSVGRWPWKPLLAKSFILRKHRIALWSSVSTRIWDGIRKWGMRKSMGSSTAVLKVFRGVYRGMVLCLRVRSRMLKL, encoded by the exons ATGTGCTGGAAGTTTGTGTGGCCAAGCAAGCATCCTCCAATTGCTTGGACACAACTTTGTCGTCCAATTGAGGATGGTGGATTGGGGCTGAAAAATCTTAAATCATGGAATGAGGCATTGATCTGCAAAACGTTATGGAAAAttcatatgaagaaagacagCATGTGGATTAGATGGGTGAATCACATGTACATCAGTTTTGGTAACGTTTGGCAGTGGACATGGAGAGGGGAAGACTCACCGTTGGTTAAGCAGATTTTGTGTACAAGGAACAAGCTGGTGCGTGCTTTGTGGTCAGTGCATGCAGCGGCCACATGCTTAGATGGTTGGTTTAATGGCAGAACTGGGCTTCGTCATGCATATCAGTTCTTTGCTAATTCAGTGGGAAGATGGCCTTGGAAGCCTCTCTTGGCGAAATCTTTCATCCTCCGAAAACATCGAATTGCCCTTTG GTCCAGTGTCTCGACTCGTATCTGGGATGGAATTCGGAAGTGGGGAATGAGGAAGTCCATGGGATCTTCAACAGCTGTGCTTAAAGTTTTTAGAGGAGTCTACCGAG GAATGGTGCTGTGTTTGAGAGTCAGAAGCCGGATGCTGAAGCTATAg
- the LOC142547687 gene encoding uncharacterized protein LOC142547687 isoform X2: protein MCWKFVWPSKHPPIAWTQLCRPIEDGGLGLKNLKSWNEALICKTLWKIHMKKDSMWIRWVNHMYISFGNVWQWTWRGEDSPLVKQILCTRNKLVRALWSVHAAATCLDGWFNGRTGLRHAYQFFANSVGRWPWKPLLAKSFILRKHRIALWSSVSTRIWDGIRKWGMRKSMGSSTAVLKVFRGVYRVYTLWNARNGAVFESQKPDAEAIVKNIKIL, encoded by the exons ATGTGCTGGAAGTTTGTGTGGCCAAGCAAGCATCCTCCAATTGCTTGGACACAACTTTGTCGTCCAATTGAGGATGGTGGATTGGGGCTGAAAAATCTTAAATCATGGAATGAGGCATTGATCTGCAAAACGTTATGGAAAAttcatatgaagaaagacagCATGTGGATTAGATGGGTGAATCACATGTACATCAGTTTTGGTAACGTTTGGCAGTGGACATGGAGAGGGGAAGACTCACCGTTGGTTAAGCAGATTTTGTGTACAAGGAACAAGCTGGTGCGTGCTTTGTGGTCAGTGCATGCAGCGGCCACATGCTTAGATGGTTGGTTTAATGGCAGAACTGGGCTTCGTCATGCATATCAGTTCTTTGCTAATTCAGTGGGAAGATGGCCTTGGAAGCCTCTCTTGGCGAAATCTTTCATCCTCCGAAAACATCGAATTGCCCTTTG GTCCAGTGTCTCGACTCGTATCTGGGATGGAATTCGGAAGTGGGGAATGAGGAAGTCCATGGGATCTTCAACAGCTGTGCTTAAAGTTTTTAGAGGAGTCTACCGAG TTTACACTCTTTGGAATGCAAGGAATGGTGCTGTGTTTGAGAGTCAGAAGCCGGATGCTGAAGCTATAgttaagaatattaaaattttatga
- the LOC142547687 gene encoding uncharacterized protein LOC142547687 isoform X1, protein MCWKFVWPSKHPPIAWTQLCRPIEDGGLGLKNLKSWNEALICKTLWKIHMKKDSMWIRWVNHMYISFGNVWQWTWRGEDSPLVKQILCTRNKLVRALWSVHAAATCLDGWFNGRTGLRHAYQFFANSVGRWPWKPLLAKSFILRKHRIALWSSVSTRIWDGIRKWGMRKSMGSSTAVLKVFRGVYRGNSVLNKMSSVAHYGRKKKKSFLAATVYTLWNARNGAVFESQKPDAEAIVKNIKIL, encoded by the exons ATGTGCTGGAAGTTTGTGTGGCCAAGCAAGCATCCTCCAATTGCTTGGACACAACTTTGTCGTCCAATTGAGGATGGTGGATTGGGGCTGAAAAATCTTAAATCATGGAATGAGGCATTGATCTGCAAAACGTTATGGAAAAttcatatgaagaaagacagCATGTGGATTAGATGGGTGAATCACATGTACATCAGTTTTGGTAACGTTTGGCAGTGGACATGGAGAGGGGAAGACTCACCGTTGGTTAAGCAGATTTTGTGTACAAGGAACAAGCTGGTGCGTGCTTTGTGGTCAGTGCATGCAGCGGCCACATGCTTAGATGGTTGGTTTAATGGCAGAACTGGGCTTCGTCATGCATATCAGTTCTTTGCTAATTCAGTGGGAAGATGGCCTTGGAAGCCTCTCTTGGCGAAATCTTTCATCCTCCGAAAACATCGAATTGCCCTTTG GTCCAGTGTCTCGACTCGTATCTGGGATGGAATTCGGAAGTGGGGAATGAGGAAGTCCATGGGATCTTCAACAGCTGTGCTTAAAGTTTTTAGAGGAGTCTACCGAGGTAATTCAGTCCTTAATAAGATGAGTAGTGTTGCTCATTATGGgagaaagaaaaaaaagtcTTTTCTTGCTGCTACAGTTTACACTCTTTGGAATGCAAGGAATGGTGCTGTGTTTGAGAGTCAGAAGCCGGATGCTGAAGCTATAgttaagaatattaaaattttatga